GGACGCACATTCCGACGACCACTGACGACGACGAGGGACGGACGAGCGCGTGGCCGAGGCGGCAGACTTCCAGGGGATGAGTCCCTCACCTGCCCGCCGGTGGCTGCGGCGCACCGGCACACTGCTGGCCGGCGCGCCCCTGCTGGCCGGCGTGCTCCAGCTGCCCTCTTCCCCGGCCGCACACGCCGCTCAGACGGCCGCTGTGGCCGACGCCACCGGGTCCGGCACGGTGGACATCTCCCTCGACTCGCTGACCCCCAGCGCGCCCACGGAGGACGACACGATCACCGTCTCCGGTTCGGTCACCAACAAGGGCAGGCAGACCGTCACGGGCGCGCACGTGGGCCTGCGGGTGGGCCCGACACTCCAGGGCCGGGTCGCCATCGACGACGCGGAGAAGCGCACCGGGTTCCAGCTGGGCCCTGACCCCCTGGAGGTCGGCGACAAGTACGTCGAGAAGTTCTCCAAGCTCGCCACGGGCGTCTCGCAGCACTTCAGCATCTCGGTGCCCGTCAAGGACCTGAACCTCGACTCCGACGGGGTGTACCAGCTCGGCGTCTCCCTCACCGGCCAGACCGCCGCGCAGCCGTGGGACCAGGTGCTCGGCATCGAGCGGACGTTCCTGCCCTGGCAGCCCGCCGGCGCCGACACGAAGACGAAGACGACGTATCTCTGGCCGCTGATCTCGGCGGTCCACCTGCGGGCGGAGACCGGCTCGGACGCGCAGCAGACGCCCGTCTTCCAGAACGACGACCTGGCCAAGGAGATCTCCCCCGGCGGCCGCCTGGACCAGCTCCTGTCCCTGGGCAGCGACCTCGACGTCACCTGGGTCCTCGACCCGGACCTGCTGGCCTCCGTCGACGCCATGACGCGCAGCTACCAGATCAAGGACGGCGACACCACGACGGCGGGCAAGAACCAGGCCGTCGCCAAGGCGTGGCTCGACAAGCTCGAGAAGACCGTCGCGGACAAGGACAAGGAAGTCGTCGCTCTCCCCTTCGCCGACCCCGACCTCGCGTCGCTGGCGCACAACGGCAAGGACGTCACGGGCTCCCTCAGCCACCTCAAGGACGCGACGGACGTGGCCTCCAGCACGGTGCAGACGATCCTTCATGTGAAGCCGAACACGGACTTCGCCTGGCCCGCCGAGGGCGCGGTCGATCCGTCGATCGTCAAGGTCGCCACCTCCGCCGGCGCCGACAAGGTGATCGCCCGCAGCGACAGCCTGCGCGAGACCGGCGGCCTGACCTACACACCCACCGCCGCCCGCCCCATCGGGG
This portion of the Streptomyces mirabilis genome encodes:
- a CDS encoding DUF6049 family protein, with product MAEAADFQGMSPSPARRWLRRTGTLLAGAPLLAGVLQLPSSPAAHAAQTAAVADATGSGTVDISLDSLTPSAPTEDDTITVSGSVTNKGRQTVTGAHVGLRVGPTLQGRVAIDDAEKRTGFQLGPDPLEVGDKYVEKFSKLATGVSQHFSISVPVKDLNLDSDGVYQLGVSLTGQTAAQPWDQVLGIERTFLPWQPAGADTKTKTTYLWPLISAVHLRAETGSDAQQTPVFQNDDLAKEISPGGRLDQLLSLGSDLDVTWVLDPDLLASVDAMTRSYQIKDGDTTTAGKNQAVAKAWLDKLEKTVADKDKEVVALPFADPDLASLAHNGKDVTGSLSHLKDATDVASSTVQTILHVKPNTDFAWPAEGAVDPSIVKVATSAGADKVIARSDSLRETGGLTYTPTAARPIGGGTTAVVADSRLSTAFEGDMAKADNSTLAVQEFLAQSLMVDLQEPSKQRSIVVAPQRMPSVSQAQTMATAVRALQNGNWSDSQNLSAAAKAKPDPSATTKVPSASSYPSSLRKQELPRSAFEEIQRTQSTLDNFKAILTDKSRVVTPFGRAIDRGMSTSWRGRADQAGTFRKGVESYLDDLTGLVRLIDKSDAKLSGRSATIPVTVQNNLVQGVHHLVLRLTSQQPTRLKIGDDTFDERPIQVAGEHSQSVKFTTSAKANGPVTVVAQLFTDDGQAYGPPVRFEVKVTEITPTVMLVIGGGVLLLVLAGFRMYTQRKRAAARQAAEEQENTPDTECGAEALNGVNTDAEGTVDTTEDTERSKDGPDGESTTESGADDPEHPSDPTPDTAPESTDPSGTGERVDR